The DNA window CCGTCGGGTTACTCCTCTCGTGGCTTCGAGATAGTATTTCGTCCAGCAATCGCTCGGGATAGGGTTGCTTCATCCGCGTAGCTGAGGGTAAGGCCAACAGGAATGCCTCGTGCCAAGCGGGTAATTTTGATGGGGAACGGTTCCAGAAGCTGGGTCAGATAGAGTGCAGTGGTATCCCCTTCCACGGTGGGACTGACGGCAAGGATCAGTTCGGTGATGTCTGAATCAGATGTACCCACCCGTTCAATCAGTGTACGGATATTGAGGTCATCGGGACCAATCCCGTCTAAAGGGGAGATCACTCCCCCCAGGACATGGTATCTACCACGGTACTCTCCGGTGCGCTCAAGCGCAACAATATCTTCGGCATCCTGCACCACGCAGACGATTCCTGATTCCCGTTTCGTGGAGTTGCAGATGATGCAGATCTCCGCATCGGTCACATTCCCGCAGATATCACATGCCCGCACGCGTTCTTTCATCTCCAACAGGGCGTTCGCCAGTCGAGCGACATCCTCTTTCGGCATCTTGAGAATATGTGCAGCAAGTCGCTGCGCACTCTTGCGACCGATGGTCGGGAGTTTGGAGAACTGTTCAATCAGAATTTCGACGGATTCCGAGGCGAACTGCATGGATTAGAGACCGAATTTCGAGAGATCCATGTCTTTGGGCAGGAAGCTTTCGGCTTGGTCACGCAACTCATTCTGCCCAGCTTCAGCAGCTTCGTCGAGTGCTTTGTTGACACCGGCAATAATCAGATCACTCAGCATCTCCATATCGTTTGGGTCGACAATTTCAGGATCCAGTTCGATCTTGATGATCCGCTGATTTCCATTAGCGGTCACTTTGACCATGCCACCTCCAGCTTCTGCTGTGGCAGTGACACGCTGCATGATCTCTCGTACTTTGCCGATCTGATTTTTCATGTCGGCCACTTGTTTGAGCATGTTGAGCATAGTCTTTCTCGGGTTTGATGGTCAGGGTGTGGGATTATGAACCGGGCGAAGCCCGAAGGCATCGTCGAGTTGTTTCAGAGCCGGGATTTTTGCTTTAAGTTTCTGGAACTCGGCATTTAGGTCTACTTCCGTAGATGGAAACACGTCAGGTTTTACTATAAATTCCACACGCTTATTTGCCAGTTCAGGTTGTGACTGCATCGCTTCCTTGAGAGCCTTTTTCAGGTTTCCGTTCTTTGTAACGGCGAGTTGCATATCATCACGTACCGCAATTTCCAGACATTGATCATGTTCTCTGAGGACAATCAAATTCTGGAGTGTGCGGATTGCCGGTACATCAGAGCGCTGTTCCATCGTTTTCAGGACGAGCTTCCAGCTCTCTTGAAGATCCGCATGGACCTCTACAGGTGCGTGGGATG is part of the Rhodothermaceae bacterium genome and encodes:
- the recR gene encoding recombination protein RecR codes for the protein MQFASESVEILIEQFSKLPTIGRKSAQRLAAHILKMPKEDVARLANALLEMKERVRACDICGNVTDAEICIICNSTKRESGIVCVVQDAEDIVALERTGEYRGRYHVLGGVISPLDGIGPDDLNIRTLIERVGTSDSDITELILAVSPTVEGDTTALYLTQLLEPFPIKITRLARGIPVGLTLSYADEATLSRAIAGRNTISKPREE
- a CDS encoding YbaB/EbfC family nucleoid-associated protein, giving the protein MLNMLKQVADMKNQIGKVREIMQRVTATAEAGGGMVKVTANGNQRIIKIELDPEIVDPNDMEMLSDLIIAGVNKALDEAAEAGQNELRDQAESFLPKDMDLSKFGL